GCTGGCGCTGCGGCAGCACTGAGACCGGGCCCAATCCAAGCCAGCCGGCGCTGCCATCGGACAACACGACGGGGGAGATGGCTGCGTGGCCCACGATGACACCGTCATCCTCGGCCACCAGCGACAAGGTGAGTTGCCCCGCCCTGCGCAGCCCATCATTGATGAATGGTTCGGTGCCCGAGCTATGCGCGGCCCCGTGGAATGCCGCCGCGGTCAACGCGTGAATGGCGGCGACGTCCGCCGGTGTCTCCGGTCGAATCAGCATGGATGGGATGTCCCGATGGGCTAGTCGTGCTCCGGCCACAGGATCGCCTGCGCCACGACCACGTGTTCGCCGTTGAAGGTCGCCGCGGGCGAACCGTACAAGCTGTAGCCCAATGCCAGCGCATCGGAAACGCGCTGGCAGAAGCTCGCGTCGTCTTTGCCGGTCAGCAGGCGATAGCGCGGGAGACCATCGGGAGGTGAACCGGGCATGGGGACTCCTTGGCGATGGCCGCAGGTGAAGGAACGCCGCCCACTGTACGACCACCGGCACGAATGGTCGACCGCGCCACCCTGTGCCCTGCCCCATAAAAAAGCCGGAGCACCTTGCGGGGCTCCGGCAACATGCAGCGGGAGGGTCTTGCGAGGAGATCAGAACTGCTGGTTGTACTGCACGTAGAAGTAGCGGCCCAGGTCCATGGTCGGGTCGACCGAGCCCGACGAGTTGTAGCCCAGCACGTAGGCGTTGATGGAATTGGGCGGATGCTTGTCGAACATGTTGCGCATGCCCACCGCGACCTGGCCCTTCCACGGCAACTGGTAGCGCACCTGCGCGTCGTTGAACACCACGGCGCCCATGCGGTTGGCACCCGTGCCGTAGCCCCAGTTCACGCTGGTGTAGTTGGGCATGTTGCAGTGGGTGGTGGCATCCCAGCACTGGTCGAGGTACGAGCCGAAGTAACGGATGCCCCAGGTGGCGCCCCAGTTGCCCTGCGTCCAGTCCAGGCCCAGGTTGGCGCGCCAGTGCTGGTAGCCGTACTGGCCGGCGTAGTTGATGGTCGGCGCGTCGTTGGTGCTGGCCTGCTTCCAGTCATCGAGGTAGTTCACGTTCATGTTGAACACGAACTTGCCGAACGAGAACGCCGGCAGGCGATAGTTCACGCCCAGGTTGTAGCCGGTGGTTTCGATCCAGCCCAGGTTGGCGTTGCCGCGATGCAGGTTCACCACCTGGCCGTTGGCGTCACGCTGGAACGCGGAGCAGAACTCCTGCACCGAATACTGGTAGCACTGGTCCAGCACGTAGTTGGCATCGATCGCCTGGATCTCGTTGGTGATCTTGATGTCGTAGTAGTCCAGCGTCATGTCCAGACCGTCCACGTAGTGCGGGCTGTACACCAGGCCCAGCGTACGGGTCGTGCTGTGTTCCGGCTGCAGGTAAGCGTTGCCGGCGCCGGTGACGAACGGCGTGGTGCTCTGCTGGTTCTGGCCCTTCACCGGGTTGCCGGCGGTATCCGTCTGGCGGAAGTTCGGAGACAGGCCGGCGGCCTTGCAGTTGGCGGCCACGGTGGCATTGCTGAGCGAGCCGTACTGCGCATCGCAGGGGTCGGTGTACTGGTCGAAGGTCTGCGAACCGCCGCCGAACAGGTCACCCAGCGTCGGCGCGCGGAAGCCCTTGGCAAAGGTGCCACGCACCAGCAGGTCGTCGAACGGCGACCAGGTGAAGCTGTACTTGTTGTTGGTGGTGCTGCCGAAGTTGCTGTAGTGCGAGTAGCGGCTGGCCACGTCCAGCGCGAGCGACTTGGCGCCTGGCAGATCCTTCAGCAGCGGCGCGTTGAGCTCGATGTAGGCCTCGTTGGTGGTGTAGGAACCCGTGGTCGGGCCGGCGGCGAGGTCCGTGGTGTAGCCGGCACTGGCCAGCTCGTCCGGCGTGTCGTAGCCGCTGTTGTCGCGATGCTCGATGCCCGCCGCAAAGCTGAAGGTGCCGCCCGGCAGTTCGAACAGGCCGCCGGTGATGTTGGCGGTGAAGTCCTTGGTGATGCTCTGCGCGGTGGACTGCTCGCGCGCCATGATGTAGTTCAGCGCGTCCCTGGTTGACGCGCTCGGGCCGCCCAGGATGTTGAACGGCACGCACTGGCTCAAAGCGATCGGGTTGGCGGCCGTGCCGCACTGCACGACGCCCTGGCTGTTGAGGAACGAGGGGCCCAACGCCTGCTTGAGATTGAGCAGGTTGATGTTGCCCGTGCCCGAGATGTCCACGTCGTACTTGTTGTAAGCGAAACCGGCGTCCCAGTTCCACGGATGGTCGAGGAAGTCGAAGTTGCCTTCAAAACCAGCATCGAAATGCAGCGACTTGGCGCTTTCGCTGGTCACGCGCGGCAGTTCGGTGATGCGGCGGGCAAACGACAGGTCGGTGCCCGGCACCGGGTTGTAGTAGCTCTGGCCGCTCACGTACACCGGAAAGTCAGGCTGGCTGGTGCTGGTAAGCGGATAGCCGGCGACCTGCGTCGACGAGTTGCGCTCGGCATACATGCCGGTCGCCTTGAAGGTCACTTTGTCGGTGAGGTTGTAGCTGCCTTCGGTGAAGATGGACTTCAGCTCGGTCGGCAGCTGCTCCATCATCTGGTTGGTGGCGTTGAAGTAATCGTTGTCCTCCACGCCGACGTGGTAGTTGTTGATGTCGCGCGAGTCGGCACCGGTGCCGATATGGTTCGGATCGCCGGTGTGGTTGAGCACATACTTGTCACCGTTGTAGGTGAAGCGGCCCCACGGCCCCGTGCCGCTGTAGCCTGCCGACTGGTCGAAGTCACCGTAGGTGTAGCGGGTGAAGTCACGCGACTTCGCCCACACCGGATCGGTCTTGTTGTAGGTGGCGGCAAACACCAGCGAGGACTTGTCGGTG
This genomic interval from Dyella japonica A8 contains the following:
- a CDS encoding TonB-dependent receptor plug domain-containing protein, with protein sequence MGAFAVAGSVFAQDAGDAQANPDSAKKLETITVTGSRIRSVDVETAQPVITLSQADIQKTGLTNVGDILQNLTITGQPTFSKAAVLTSNTEEGGQYVNLYNLGENRTLVLVNGKRWMTSLNGYTDVSTIPATLIDRIEILKDGASSIYGSDAVAGVVNIILKDRVNGASVSGSVGQNQGGDGRQQAYSFTVGSTTDKSSLVFAATYNKTDPVWAKSRDFTRYTYGDFDQSAGYSGTGPWGRFTYNGDKYVLNHTGDPNHIGTGADSRDINNYHVGVEDNDYFNATNQMMEQLPTELKSIFTEGSYNLTDKVTFKATGMYAERNSSTQVAGYPLTSTSQPDFPVYVSGQSYYNPVPGTDLSFARRITELPRVTSESAKSLHFDAGFEGNFDFLDHPWNWDAGFAYNKYDVDISGTGNINLLNLKQALGPSFLNSQGVVQCGTAANPIALSQCVPFNILGGPSASTRDALNYIMAREQSTAQSITKDFTANITGGLFELPGGTFSFAAGIEHRDNSGYDTPDELASAGYTTDLAAGPTTGSYTTNEAYIELNAPLLKDLPGAKSLALDVASRYSHYSNFGSTTNNKYSFTWSPFDDLLVRGTFAKGFRAPTLGDLFGGGSQTFDQYTDPCDAQYGSLSNATVAANCKAAGLSPNFRQTDTAGNPVKGQNQQSTTPFVTGAGNAYLQPEHSTTRTLGLVYSPHYVDGLDMTLDYYDIKITNEIQAIDANYVLDQCYQYSVQEFCSAFQRDANGQVVNLHRGNANLGWIETTGYNLGVNYRLPAFSFGKFVFNMNVNYLDDWKQASTNDAPTINYAGQYGYQHWRANLGLDWTQGNWGATWGIRYFGSYLDQCWDATTHCNMPNYTSVNWGYGTGANRMGAVVFNDAQVRYQLPWKGQVAVGMRNMFDKHPPNSINAYVLGYNSSGSVDPTMDLGRYFYVQYNQQF
- a CDS encoding DUF1737 domain-containing protein — protein: MPGSPPDGLPRYRLLTGKDDASFCQRVSDALALGYSLYGSPAATFNGEHVVVAQAILWPEHD
- a CDS encoding GNAT family N-acetyltransferase, with translation MLIRPETPADVAAIHALTAAAFHGAAHSSGTEPFINDGLRRAGQLTLSLVAEDDGVIVGHAAISPVVLSDGSAGWLGLGPVSVLPQRQHEGIGSRIIRQALETLRREGAAGCVVLGDPAYYGRFGFRAHPSMVLPDVPPEYFQILAFDERVPVASVSYHEAFYATGDD